In Cystobacter fuscus DSM 2262, the genomic stretch CCCGGGCGAAGTCGACGAGCAGATCCGCGGCGGCGCTCGGCTCCGGGGTGGTGAAGAAGTCCGCGCCCCGGTACACGTGCGCGAGACTGACGAAGGAGCGCACGTCGGCCAACTCGAAGAGCGTGGGCACCTTCAGGGCCTTTCCCACGAGCCCATCCGTGAAGGTGTGCAGCACATCCTCCTTCGCGTGCACGGAGACGGGGGCGGGGGCGTAGAAGCGGACCTCGTCGCGGGCGAACCACTCGTTGCCGGGCACTCCGGTGCGCGCGGGAGGCTGGCCCGTGTAGACGGAGGCCCAGGCGGCCACCGTCGTCGAGGGAAGGATGCTCAGCGCCCCGGGGACCGCGAAGCCGTGCTCGAAGAGGTGCTCGCCGCGCTCGGGGCCCAACAGCGCATGGATGGAGCCGGAGGAGTGCTCGCTCACGGCCTGGCGGAACTCGTTGGCGCCTACTCCATCGAGCGCGAAGAGGAGCACGCGAGGCCCGGGGGTGAGCGGACGCATGGGCTCACGCAACAGACGGTCTCCACCCGTGGTGGCCAGCTCCACCGCCTCCGTCAGTGTCTCTCTCGTGGGTGGACCCGGGCGCAGCAGCCACCACGCGCCCGTGGCCACGCCCACGAGGAGCAGGACCACCCCGGCGCCCACAGCCCAACGTTTCGCGTGTCCGGAGCCCATGGCGCCCTCCGCTCGCAGGCAAGCCCACCCCCTGTTCTCGGACAAGCGCGGACGCGGAGGGCTGTCGGGACGAGGACACCGGGAGGCCCGCCCCGGGCTCGTGGGACGGCGCGGGACCTCAATGGGGGACGGGCGGCTGGGTGTCCATGTCCTCCTGTTCCTCCCGAGGCGGCTCGCGCCCCTCGGCGAGGACGCCCTGCGCCCCGGCCGTGAGGGCGGCCAGCAGCGGCACCGCGACGAAGGCCCCCGTGATGCCCGCCACCAGGGCACCGGCGGTGACGGCGAGCAGCACCACCGCGGGATGGAGTGGCAGGACGCGGCCCATCACCATCGGTTGGAGGACATTGCCCTCGAGCTGCTGGATGGCCAGCACGATGCCCAGGGTGATGAGCGCGTCCCGGGTGCCGTCCGTGGCCCACGCGAGCAGCACGGCGACCGCGCCCGCGAACAGCGCACCGACGACGGGCACGAAGGCGCTCAGGAACGTGAGCAGCGCGATCGGCAGCGCCAGGGGGACGCCGAGGATGAGCAACCCGACGCCGATGCCGGCCGCGTCGATGAGCGCCACCACCACCGTCCCGCGCACCCATCCCCCCAGGGTGCTCCACGCCCGGCCCAGGGCCGCACGAGCAAGCCGTCGCCTTTCCGGCGAGAGCGGCGAGAGGGCCGCGCGCACCAGGGCGCTCCCATCCCGCACGAAGAAGAAGGTGAGGACGAGGGTGAGCAGCATCCCGCTCAGTACGCTGAGCAGTGTCGCGACACCCGCGGCCGCGTTCAGGGTGAGTGTCCGCGCGTTCTGGCGCACCCATTGCTCGGCCCGGGTCCCCAATTCGTCCAACGTGAGCTGCTCTCCGGGCAGCCACCGGGTCAGTGAGCGCGTGAGCTCCTGGGCCTGTCGCGACAGGGTGTCGGCGTTCGCCGACAGCGCGGAGGCCGTCCTCGGGGCAATCCACGCGAAGAGGCCGCCGACGAGCACCACCGTGAGCAGGACGGTGGCGAGCGCGGCCAGGGAACGTGGAACGCGATGCCGGGCCAGCCAGTCCGCCACGGGGTGGAGGAGGCTGGTGAACAGCAGCGCCACGAACACCGACAGGAAGACCAGGGGCAGTCTGCTGACGATGGAGCCCAGGACGAAGACGAAGCCCGCGACGAGCAGGCTCCTCCCACTGAAGCGCGCGGCCCCCTCCAGGGTGGGACGTGTCCAGGCCATCGTCTCAGGCCGCCGCCAGGAGACGCTGACAGGCCTGTTCACAGCGGCGGCAGGCTTCCGCGCAGACGCGGCAGTGCTCCATGGCCTGGGCGTGCCGCTCACACTCGTCACCGCACAGCCTGCTCGCCGCCACGCAGGCCTGGAGGATGGCGCGCGCCATCGCGGGCTCGAAGGCCGTCTGCCGCGAGAGGATCTTGCCGGTCGTCTCGCAGAGGTTGGCGCAGTCCTGGTTCAAGCGGATGCAGCGCACCATCGCGCTGGGGTCCTTCTCGCCCAGGCAGGCATCCGCGCAGGAGATGCAGGACTGCGCGCAGTCCAAGCACGCCTGGATGCATTCCAGGAGCGCGTCCCTGTCCAGGGAGGGCGTGCCGGGGTGCGTCTGAAGCATCCGCTGGACATGTCCCAGGAATCCCCGGCCATCCGGTGTACGGCTCTCGACATGTGCCATCTCTTCCTCCGTTCCATTCACATTCAAAGGATGGATGGGGGGCGGCGCGCCCAGGGGCAACCGTGGCGTGGGCCATGACCTCCCGCCACGGGGAGGCGCCTGCCAGCCCGTCACCCCACGGGTGAGGAGTCAGGCGAGCCCTCGGGGTGGGGCCTCTCCTCGGGGCCAGGCCTCCGGACATTGGAGAGGGTCTCGGGTGGCTTGTCGGGCCGGCGCAGGACGGACAGCGAGCCGTCGGTTTCGAGCACGACGGCCTCGACGCTGTCGAGCCGCGCCACGCCCTGCTCTCTCATCACCGCCAGCACCTCCTGCTCGACGACTCGCGCCCGGCGCATGGCCCGGGGGAGGAAGCGCCCCTGGTGGAACAGCAGCAGGGGCTCGGACTTCACCAGGTGGTTGACCCAGGACACGCGCACCGAGGTCCAGGTGACGAGGAACTGCAGCCCGATGAGGACGGCGAAGGCCAGCAGGCCCTCGGCCAGTGCCACGTCCTTGGACAGCAGCACCGTGGCCAGGGTCGAGCCCAGCGCCACCGTCACCACGAAATCAAAGGCATTGAGCTTGGAGAGGGTCCGGTTGCCCGACAGGCGCAGCATGAGCACCAGCGCCACGTAGGCACACACGCCCACGAGCGCCACCCGGCCCAGTGCCTGCCAGTTATCGAAGAACATGTGCTTCCTCCCGTGGCGAGAGCCCGAGGGCCCGGTTCAGTGGGGGCCGTGCCCCTGCGGGTTGGCGCGGTGGGCCATCGCGGCTTCCCGCCCGTCCTTGAAGGCGCGCTCGACACTGGCCTCCAGCAGCGAGAGTTGCCGCTCCAGCTCGTCACGCCGGAAGGCGGGGGCCACCCGCAGCAGATCCTCCAGCAGGAAGCGCAGGCGTTGGGCGACCTGGAAGGAGCCCTCGCCGTACCCGCGCACCTCATCCACCGCGAGCCGCACATAGGCGTTCCAGTCCGGGCGCGGGCAGACCAGCCGCAACAGGCCCTCCCCGTCCTCGCGCGCGGAGGAGGGAAAGCGTCGGCCCACCATGCGCCGCAACAAGTCATGCAACTGGTCGATGGCCTGGACGGCCGTGGTGGGATCGTTGATGCCGGGGGAGAGGGCGCGCTCGGCGATGTCGACGAGCTGGCGGAAGCCGAAGGCGGTGTCCTGCTGGAGCGTCCGCTCCGGGCCGATGCTGAGCGAGCCCAGCAGGGTCTCCACCTCCAGCCGCGAGGCTTCTCCCCAGACCTCGAAGAGCAGACCGCCGTGGGGAATGAAGTCACCCACCAGGGGCACCAGGACGAGGGTGACGCCCGCCTTCCGGGCACACGAGAAGAGCTGCTCCTCGTCCACGGTGACGAGCACTCCGGAGGTACCGGGGTACGTCACCAGGAGCGAGGGCAGCCCCTCGGGTCTCCTGGGGGGCGCCTCCCGCGCGTCCTCGCCAACACCCTCCGGGTACATCCGCTCCAGTGTGCAGCGCGTCTCGTCGCGGATGCGGGTGAGGATGACCACGGCGCGGATGGATTGGGCGACGTGGTGGATGTAGAAGATGAAGGTGCCCACGCAGAGCAGGGCGAGCACGACCGCGAGCCAGACGGACAACGAAGGCACGTGGCGCTCTATCCCTTCCGACGTCCCCCGGACGGTGCGCAGCGCCAGCAGGGCGTAGACGAACGTCCCCACGAAGATGCCCAGGGCGAGCTGGCTCTTCCTGTCCCGGAGGAAGGTGCGCAGCACACGCGGAGAGAACTGATTGCTGGCCTGCTGGAGCACCAGGATGGTGACGGAGAAGACGAGACCGGCGAAGGTCATCATCGAGGACGACACCGCGGAGAGCACCGCGCGTGCGCCCTCGGGACCCCCGCGGAAGAGATACCAGGCGTGCCGCTCCTGGGGCAGGTGTGCATCGAGCGCCTGGGCGGCGTGCGAGAGGCCGATGGCCACCGCCACGCACAGGGAGGGCACCAGCCAGTAGCTCGTGCCCAGGCGCTCGGCCAGTCGTGTGAGCCGTAGCTTCATGAGTGCGCGTGGCGCACCCGCACGCCTGGTGAGCGCGAGCGGATCAGTGGGGGACGTGCGGAATCCATGGGGCGCTCCTTCTCGGAGGGGGAGGCGACTTCTCACCCATAAGATTGGGGTTCCACCGAGCCCTGCCAATGACACCTGCCCCCCAGGAGTTCCCCGGGGGGATGCAGGCCAGCGCCTAGAGGCCGGACACCTTGGCGGAGCTGGCCACCGCGTAGGCGAGGGTCAGCTCCTGCTGGGAGCGGGGTGGGGCGGCCAGCTCGAAGCGCAGGATGCCCTCCTCGCTCACCTTCGTGGGTGGGGGCCGCGTCTGCTCCTCGAGCAGCTTCACCTCGACCGCCTCCACCTCGGAGACGGGCATGCGCTCCTCGATGGCCACGCGCACGGGGCGCTCGCCGGTGTGCGAGAGGAAGAGCTTCACCAGATGGGTTCGCGTGCGTCGTCCCGTGAGCCGCTGGGTGTCGTATTTCACGTCCGCCTGGCGGACGATGCGCAGCGTGTCCTCGCTGCCGAAGCCCAGCGCGAGCCGCTCGCCCACGCCGGTGAACTTGAGCTGGGCGCGGCCCACGTAGCCGCTGGCGCGCACCAGCTCCACCGGGCCCGCCAGCAGCACGGCCGGGCCCCGGTTGTCGAAGCGCGCCACGCGGTGCACCAGGGGTGAGTGCTCCGGGTGTCCGACGAACTCGGACACCGCCGGCGCGGTGAACGCGAAGAGCGGCACCCGGTGGGGCGCTCCATTCGAGGGGAGGGTGACGCGGTGGCGCGCCGTGAGCGTCAGGGCCTCGCCGCCATCGTCCAGTCCCGGCAGCTCCTCCGTCTGGTGGGCCCCGCCTTCCCCCGTCTTCTGGATGACCTCCTCGCGCACGGCGACGTCCACCGTGTGCTTCTCCTGCTCGCTCTTGTCGCGCAGCCGCAGCCAGTCCTCCACCAGTCGGGGCGGTGCGGCCCCCAGGGTGGGCCGGGCCGTGGACAACAGCAGCTCCACGTCCTTCCACTCCTCCTCGGTGCGCTGCCACACCACGGCCTCGCACTCGAGCGTCACCGACTCGCCGCCCCCGGTGGAGGCGAGCGTGGCCCGGTAGGCGGGCCGCCACACCGCGCACGGCACCAGGTAGGTGAGCCTCAGGGACACGCTTCCTCCCGTGGGGTGCTCCACCTGGAGCTCCGCGGTGGTGACGAGCAGGGGCTCGGGTTGCTCGCCCTGGGCGAGCGCCGCCTGGGCCTCCACCAGCCGCTGCCGCGTCCGCTCCGCGTGTTGCCGCGCCTGACGCAGGGCCTCCTCGGCGGCGGTGGTGCTCGCGCGCACCGCCTCGAGCTGCTCGTGCCAGGACTCCGGCCGGGCCTCGCCAGCCCCGGCGAACTCGGCGATGGCGCGCAGCACGTCCTCGCGTGCCGCGTTCACCACCTCCACGCGGGACTGGAGCCGTTGCACGTCCACCTGGGCGCGCTTCCACTCCGCCTCCAGCGTGTCCACGCGGCGGCGGGGCTCCGTCTTGCCCTCGGGCGAGCCCTCGCGGGGTTTCTGCTTCCAGGCCCGGTGCAGGCGCGCCTGCGCCACACTGCCTCCGGTGAGCTGGGCCTGGAGCGAGCGGTCCACCGCGAGCGGGGAGAGGCCCTCCACGCGCACCAGTTGGGCGCCCGGGGACAGCACCACCTCCGCGTGGCGCTCCACCAGCGCCCGGTCCTCGAGCACGGTGACCTTGACGATGGGCAGATGAATGGGGGGATACATCATGTCCTCCGGTTGCCGCCCACGAGCACCTTGTTCGAGGGAATCCGCACGGTCCACGCGGCGCTGAGCGTCTGGGTCTCTCCGGGTTGCAGGGTGAGCCTCCAGGCCCGTTCGCCCTCCACGGGGGGCTCTCCCGGCGGCGGCACGCGCCTGCTCCACGGGGGCTTCACCTCGGATTCCTCCACCTTGATGTCCTTCTCCGAGGGGGGCACGGCCGGCACGCGCTCGAGTACCTCCACGGTGACGCGTTGGGAGGTGCGGTTGGCCAGCTCGACGCGCACGTGGTGCGAGAGGGTGCTGACGTTGTTGAACATGCCGCCGGACAGCTCATCGAAGCGCGTGTGGCGCGACACCTTGAGGGACTCCTCGACGCCCAGGCCGAGCCGCTGGGTGGCGCCCGGCACGAGCGTGGGCAGGGGAGACGTCATCAGGAACTCGTCCCCGAGCGTGACATCCACCGGGCCGGCGAGCAGCGCATGGGGCGTGCGGTTCTCCACCTTCACGGTGCGGAAGACCCGCGGCTCCACCGAGGGCACGCAGACGTACTCGGCGCTCAGGCCCACCGGGGCGGAGAACACCGGCACGGTGTGCCAGCGCCCATCCGAGGGCACCTCCACGCGCGCCTCCACGTCGAAGCGGTGATCGAAGTGGGGCGTGGACTGGTCGGGTGGCACGCACCAGGCCGGGGGCTCCTCCTGCTGGAGGGCCTCCGCCTCCTGCTCCGACGAGGCGATGAGCGCGAACACATCCACGTGCAGGTGCACGCCCAGCACCACGAGCTGCTCGCGCGGCAGGGCCTCGCGCTGGGGGTGCAACCGTCCCCGCGTCTCGGGCTCCTCCGCGGAGCCCAGCACGAGGCTCGCGTAGTCGAGCAGGTCCACCCCCAGCTCCAGTTCCCCTGGAGCCGGGGCGGGTGACGGCCGGCTGGCGGAGCGAGTCCGCTCCAGGGCCAACGGGACGGTATCCACCTCCTCCGCTTCCATCAGATCCATGGAAGGGGCCGGCTCGGCGGACAGCTCCAGCTCGGCCTCCTCGTCGGACTCCTCCTGGCGCCGCATGAGCGGGGCCATGGACTTCTTCTTGGCGGAAAAGGGGGCCGCGCCAGGCGCGGGTGCGGGAGGCGGTGGTGGCGCGGACATGGCGGGAGGCGGGGGCCCTCCTCCGCCCGGGCCTCCTCTGAAGGCGCCCCCCACCACGGGCAGCGACGACTGGGTGATGCGCTGAGGCGCCGGAGGCATGGCGAACTCGCGGACGCGGGTGCGCTCGGGAGCGGGTGGGGCGGGGGGCGGAGGACTCGGGGGCCGGGCGGCGTCGTAGCTGGCGAACAGCTCGTCGAGTCCCGGAGGTGGCTCCCTCCAGCCCGAGCGCGCCGGAGGAGGCTGACGCCGGCCGATGCGCAGGGCCTTCAACTCGGGCACCTCGGCGCGTCGCTCCAGGCGCGCGGTGGACAGGGACATGCGCACCTGACTCCAGTCCTCGCCGGTGCGCTGGAGGATGGAGGCGCGCATGCGCAGCGAGCCCCCATCGAGGGTGCGGGGCATTCGCAAGTCATACCCGGGCACCCAGCGGGCGCCGGGCACGGCGTACTCGAGCGCGAGCTGGACGTGGGTGTCCGCCTCCAACGCCGCCTCGGACAGCGTGAGGACGACGGCGCGGTGCAGTTGAGCGCGTTGACCCCGCGCCGCGGACGAGCCCTCTTCCAGCCGCCGCCGGCGCAGCTCCACCTCGGCGGCGGCGTCGCGCTGCTGGCGCTCCAGCTCGAGCTGCCGGGTGTGCAGGCTGGCCAGCTCCCGGTCGACGAAGTCCGCCAGCGCGAGCACGGAAGCGTGGGCGGGCGCACGGGGCGGCCGGGGTTCGTCCTTGGGGCGGGGCGGGAAGGAGGGCTTGAGGTTGCGCAGGGTGAGGACGTCGCGTTGCAGCCGCTCCAGCTCGGCCGAGACGGTGGCGAGCTTGTCCTGGGCTTCTTCCAGGGCGCGCTGGGTGGCGGGCAGGTCCTCCTCCGGGGGCAGCCGCACGTCGAGCACGGGCCGCACCTCGCGCACGCACAAGCCCGGGGGCCCCTGGAGGACGGCCGCCCGGAGCGAGCCGAGGCGCAGGCTCAGCGGCAGTCCCTCGATGCGCACCTGGCGTGGAGCGCTTCCCCGCTCGCACGGCACCGAGGCCAGGCGTGTGCAGAGCGCCCCCTCGGTATGGACGGTGACCGCATCCAACGTGGACGGTACGACGATCATCGAAGCCCCCTCGGCGGCTGCTCCACCGCGAGGGGGCAGGCTAGCGGCGCGCGCGCCGGAGCGCGAGTGTTACCGCTTCATCACCCCGAGCGCCTCCAGCCGGTGAAGCACCTGCTCGCGGTGGGGCGGCGGCGGGGGATTGGCCTCCAGGAAGGACTGGACGGTCTGGATTTCGTCGTACTGGTGGTGGAAGTCCGTGGTGGCGTGGAAGCTCCTGGCATCCACCACGATGGGGTACTTCAGGTGGTTGAGCGCTCCCGGGGGCAGGCGGGGCAGGCCGAAGCGGCCGATGAGCTGGCGCAGTACCGCGAGCGGCAGGGGCACCCCGATGCGCTGGGCCTCGCGGACGATGACGGACAGTGGCAGCGGCTGGGGCCCCGCCACGTTGAAGATGCCCCGGGGTCGCTTCTCCACCGTGTGCACGATGGCCGCTGCCACGTCGTCCTCGTGCATGAACTGGAAGAGCGGATCATACCCCGCCACGAGCGGCACGCGCCGGCCGCGCAGGAACGTGGCCAGCGTGCCCTGCGCCGAGGGCCCCAGCGTGTAGCACACGCGCAGCACCGACGTGGCCAGCTCCGGCGTGCGCCACAACGCCGTGGACGCGTAGAGATCCGCGGCCACCAGGTCCGCCAGCTCCGGGAACGAGGCCAGCTCCTTGGGGGGCTCGACCTCGGTGTGGTAGAGCGACGAGTCCGGGGCCGCCCCGTAGAAGGTATGGCGGCCCACGAAGACGGCGTGCTTCACGCCGTACGCCTGGCAGTGCTCGAACACCACGCGGGTGCCGCCCAGGTTGATGCGATGGCGCTCCTCGCCCTGCACGCGCAGCGACGTCACCGTGGCCATGTGCACCACGGCCTCGGGCCTCCGGGTGCGGAACAAGTCCTCCGCCGCCCGCTTGCGCAGGTCCTCCACGTGCACCTCGATGCCCTGGGGCGCGTCCGGCCAGGGCCTCGTGTCGATGCCCACCACCGTGTGCCCCCGCGCGTGCAGACCCACCGCCACGCGCCGCGCCACCGCTCCGGTGATGCCCAGGATGAGCACCCTCATGGCTTCACTCCCCCCTGCCAACGCTCGTGGCGACGCTTCTCGATGATGTCCGCGATGCGCGTCTTCACCCGCTCCACGTAGCCCTGGATGACCGAGTCCTCCTCGTTGCCCGTCCCCTCGAACACCAGGGGCTCGCCGTAGTGGATTTCCAGCGGCACCGGCAGGGGCAGTGGCAGCAGGTAGGGGGTGACGGGCACGTAGGGCATGCCGAGTGCCCGGCCCAGTCCGTAGAGGTTGGCCACCGTGGGGATGGCCGAGCCCCCTCCCAGGAAGCCGAAGGGGATGATGGGGGCGCGCGTCTTGAGCGCCAGGCGCATGAAGCCCGTGCCGAAGTCCACCAGATCATAGCGCTGGGGGTAGAGCTTCGCGGTGCCCCGCGCCCCCTCGGGGAACACGAGCAGCAGCCGCTCGTCCTCCAACAGGCGCTGCGCGTTTTCCGGCAGGCCGGTGAAGTGGCCGCAGCGGCTGGCCCACACCGACGCCAGGGGCATGGCGCCGATGAACTTCTCCGCCATGGCCTGGGCCAGCCTCGGGGGATTGGCCTCCAGGAAGCACGAGGTGACGATCATTGCCCCGTCCACCGCCACGCCCCCCGAGTGGTTGCCCACCAGCATGGCCCGGCCCCGGGCTGGCACGTGCTCGATTCCATGGCACCTCACCCGGAAGTAGTTCCGGTAGAAGAACGCCATCGCCTCGAAGACCACCCCCAGGTGCCACCGGGACACCCCGTAGGGATCCACCCCATAGGCGTTGAACGGCAACTCCAGTCGCCCCAGCCGCTCCTGCACCTCTTGTCGCCTCACGCCGTCAGTCCCTCCGAGGCCGACCATGGTGTCAGATTCCGGCGGGGCGGGGCACACCTCCCGCTGCCACGAGTCGCCCCATTTCAATGAAAATTGAATTTATTAGAATTAAAGGAATTCTTGGAGAGTCGTGTAAAAATTGTACAACTCGGCAATCCAAGGCTATCGGATCCTTCTTGTTTTTAGTGTACATTGATGTTTCTAGGACAGTCGTATGAGGATGGTTCCAATGAAAAGCACGGTCCGGTGGATGAGCATGTGGATGGCCCTGGTGGTGGCGGGGCTGTGCCTGGTTCCGGCGAGGGCCGCGGCGGTGGACGCCGATGCCGAGACCGGGGCGTGGGGGGGCATCAAGGTCGAGCGGCGCACCTTCCCCGTGCGCTTGTCCGACGGACACGTCTACAACCTCGTGGGCTACCTCTATTACCAGGGGAGCTTGAAGAACAAGCCGGTGCAGATCCTCGTGCACGGCATCACCTACAACCACAATTACTGGGATCTGCCGGAGGTCAACCGCCAGGACTACTCGTACGCGCGCTACATGGCGCGCCAGCACTACGCGGTGCTCGCGTTGGATCTGCTGGGCACCGGGGAGAGTGACAAGCCGGACGGGGACTTCCTGGATCTGTCGGAGTCGGCCAGCTCCCTGCACCAGGTGGTGCAGCGGCTCAAGGCGACCGCGGCGCGCAACACCTTCGAGACGATCCTCTACGTGGGGCACTCCAACGGAGCGCTCACCATCACCTACGCGCAGGCGTACTACCGGGACGCCCAGGCGGTGGTGCTCACCGGCTGGCTCAACACCTACCACCCGCTGCCCGTGGGGGACGATGTCTTCGGCCCGCTCCTGGCGCAGGGCCCCTACGTGCAGGTTCCCCCGGAGTTGCGCACCGCGCTCTTCTACTCTCCGCGCAACGCGGACCCGGCGGTCATCGCCCGCGACAACGCCGAGGCGGACTTCGTGCCGCGCGGACAGCTCGTGGACCTCTTCACCCTGCTGAAGAACCCGGAGCCCATCCCGGCCGAGAAGATCAACGTGCCGATCATGGTGCAGCTGGGCGAGTTCGACGCGGTGGCGCCCGCGGCCTATGCCGCTCAGGAGGCCCGGGCCTATCCCCGCTCGCCGTACGTGTTCGTGGACAAGGTCGACGACGTCGGCCACGCCGTCAACGGCCACCGCAACCGGCTGCGCAGCTGGGCGATGATCGCCCTGTGGCTGCGCCTGGTGGGCTGCTGAGCGCCTCGCGCTCCA encodes the following:
- a CDS encoding AI-2E family transporter, with the protein product MAWTRPTLEGAARFSGRSLLVAGFVFVLGSIVSRLPLVFLSVFVALLFTSLLHPVADWLARHRVPRSLAALATVLLTVVLVGGLFAWIAPRTASALSANADTLSRQAQELTRSLTRWLPGEQLTLDELGTRAEQWVRQNARTLTLNAAAGVATLLSVLSGMLLTLVLTFFFVRDGSALVRAALSPLSPERRRLARAALGRAWSTLGGWVRGTVVVALIDAAGIGVGLLILGVPLALPIALLTFLSAFVPVVGALFAGAVAVLLAWATDGTRDALITLGIVLAIQQLEGNVLQPMVMGRVLPLHPAVVLLAVTAGALVAGITGAFVAVPLLAALTAGAQGVLAEGREPPREEQEDMDTQPPVPH
- a CDS encoding four-helix bundle copper-binding protein — encoded protein: MAHVESRTPDGRGFLGHVQRMLQTHPGTPSLDRDALLECIQACLDCAQSCISCADACLGEKDPSAMVRCIRLNQDCANLCETTGKILSRQTAFEPAMARAILQACVAASRLCGDECERHAQAMEHCRVCAEACRRCEQACQRLLAAA
- a CDS encoding DUF421 domain-containing protein — translated: MFFDNWQALGRVALVGVCAYVALVLMLRLSGNRTLSKLNAFDFVVTVALGSTLATVLLSKDVALAEGLLAFAVLIGLQFLVTWTSVRVSWVNHLVKSEPLLLFHQGRFLPRAMRRARVVEQEVLAVMREQGVARLDSVEAVVLETDGSLSVLRRPDKPPETLSNVRRPGPEERPHPEGSPDSSPVG
- a CDS encoding DUF2254 domain-containing protein; this translates as MKLRLTRLAERLGTSYWLVPSLCVAVAIGLSHAAQALDAHLPQERHAWYLFRGGPEGARAVLSAVSSSMMTFAGLVFSVTILVLQQASNQFSPRVLRTFLRDRKSQLALGIFVGTFVYALLALRTVRGTSEGIERHVPSLSVWLAVVLALLCVGTFIFYIHHVAQSIRAVVILTRIRDETRCTLERMYPEGVGEDAREAPPRRPEGLPSLLVTYPGTSGVLVTVDEEQLFSCARKAGVTLVLVPLVGDFIPHGGLLFEVWGEASRLEVETLLGSLSIGPERTLQQDTAFGFRQLVDIAERALSPGINDPTTAVQAIDQLHDLLRRMVGRRFPSSAREDGEGLLRLVCPRPDWNAYVRLAVDEVRGYGEGSFQVAQRLRFLLEDLLRVAPAFRRDELERQLSLLEASVERAFKDGREAAMAHRANPQGHGPH
- a CDS encoding DUF4139 domain-containing protein; translation: MYPPIHLPIVKVTVLEDRALVERHAEVVLSPGAQLVRVEGLSPLAVDRSLQAQLTGGSVAQARLHRAWKQKPREGSPEGKTEPRRRVDTLEAEWKRAQVDVQRLQSRVEVVNAAREDVLRAIAEFAGAGEARPESWHEQLEAVRASTTAAEEALRQARQHAERTRQRLVEAQAALAQGEQPEPLLVTTAELQVEHPTGGSVSLRLTYLVPCAVWRPAYRATLASTGGGESVTLECEAVVWQRTEEEWKDVELLLSTARPTLGAAPPRLVEDWLRLRDKSEQEKHTVDVAVREEVIQKTGEGGAHQTEELPGLDDGGEALTLTARHRVTLPSNGAPHRVPLFAFTAPAVSEFVGHPEHSPLVHRVARFDNRGPAVLLAGPVELVRASGYVGRAQLKFTGVGERLALGFGSEDTLRIVRQADVKYDTQRLTGRRTRTHLVKLFLSHTGERPVRVAIEERMPVSEVEAVEVKLLEEQTRPPPTKVSEEGILRFELAAPPRSQQELTLAYAVASSAKVSGL
- a CDS encoding DUF4139 domain-containing protein, producing MIVVPSTLDAVTVHTEGALCTRLASVPCERGSAPRQVRIEGLPLSLRLGSLRAAVLQGPPGLCVREVRPVLDVRLPPEEDLPATQRALEEAQDKLATVSAELERLQRDVLTLRNLKPSFPPRPKDEPRPPRAPAHASVLALADFVDRELASLHTRQLELERQQRDAAAEVELRRRRLEEGSSAARGQRAQLHRAVVLTLSEAALEADTHVQLALEYAVPGARWVPGYDLRMPRTLDGGSLRMRASILQRTGEDWSQVRMSLSTARLERRAEVPELKALRIGRRQPPPARSGWREPPPGLDELFASYDAARPPSPPPPAPPAPERTRVREFAMPPAPQRITQSSLPVVGGAFRGGPGGGGPPPPAMSAPPPPPAPAPGAAPFSAKKKSMAPLMRRQEESDEEAELELSAEPAPSMDLMEAEEVDTVPLALERTRSASRPSPAPAPGELELGVDLLDYASLVLGSAEEPETRGRLHPQREALPREQLVVLGVHLHVDVFALIASSEQEAEALQQEEPPAWCVPPDQSTPHFDHRFDVEARVEVPSDGRWHTVPVFSAPVGLSAEYVCVPSVEPRVFRTVKVENRTPHALLAGPVDVTLGDEFLMTSPLPTLVPGATQRLGLGVEESLKVSRHTRFDELSGGMFNNVSTLSHHVRVELANRTSQRVTVEVLERVPAVPPSEKDIKVEESEVKPPWSRRVPPPGEPPVEGERAWRLTLQPGETQTLSAAWTVRIPSNKVLVGGNRRT
- a CDS encoding SDR family oxidoreductase, which gives rise to MRVLILGITGAVARRVAVGLHARGHTVVGIDTRPWPDAPQGIEVHVEDLRKRAAEDLFRTRRPEAVVHMATVTSLRVQGEERHRINLGGTRVVFEHCQAYGVKHAVFVGRHTFYGAAPDSSLYHTEVEPPKELASFPELADLVAADLYASTALWRTPELATSVLRVCYTLGPSAQGTLATFLRGRRVPLVAGYDPLFQFMHEDDVAAAIVHTVEKRPRGIFNVAGPQPLPLSVIVREAQRIGVPLPLAVLRQLIGRFGLPRLPPGALNHLKYPIVVDARSFHATTDFHHQYDEIQTVQSFLEANPPPPPHREQVLHRLEALGVMKR
- a CDS encoding 1-acyl-sn-glycerol-3-phosphate acyltransferase; protein product: MRRQEVQERLGRLELPFNAYGVDPYGVSRWHLGVVFEAMAFFYRNYFRVRCHGIEHVPARGRAMLVGNHSGGVAVDGAMIVTSCFLEANPPRLAQAMAEKFIGAMPLASVWASRCGHFTGLPENAQRLLEDERLLLVFPEGARGTAKLYPQRYDLVDFGTGFMRLALKTRAPIIPFGFLGGGSAIPTVANLYGLGRALGMPYVPVTPYLLPLPLPVPLEIHYGEPLVFEGTGNEEDSVIQGYVERVKTRIADIIEKRRHERWQGGVKP
- a CDS encoding alpha/beta hydrolase, which codes for MKSTVRWMSMWMALVVAGLCLVPARAAAVDADAETGAWGGIKVERRTFPVRLSDGHVYNLVGYLYYQGSLKNKPVQILVHGITYNHNYWDLPEVNRQDYSYARYMARQHYAVLALDLLGTGESDKPDGDFLDLSESASSLHQVVQRLKATAARNTFETILYVGHSNGALTITYAQAYYRDAQAVVLTGWLNTYHPLPVGDDVFGPLLAQGPYVQVPPELRTALFYSPRNADPAVIARDNAEADFVPRGQLVDLFTLLKNPEPIPAEKINVPIMVQLGEFDAVAPAAYAAQEARAYPRSPYVFVDKVDDVGHAVNGHRNRLRSWAMIALWLRLVGC